Proteins encoded together in one Myxococcales bacterium window:
- the proC gene encoding pyrroline-5-carboxylate reductase has translation MSAGKVGFVGGGNMAEALVRGLIGAKVKSPDQIVVSDVKEERLAHFAKTHGVVTTTDNHALVKDVDVVVLSVKPQVVDKVLGALSSDIRPDQLVISVAAGVPIAAMEARLPAATRVVRTMPNTPATALAGATAIAAGSHATSADVATARALFEATGRVVVLDESLLDAVTGLSGSGPAYVMLIIEALADGGVKVGLHRDTALLLAAQTVYGSAKLLLETGEHPGRLKDMVTSPGGTAIAGLHTLESGALRKTLIDAVEAATKRSIELGDQMAAKMGVSRER, from the coding sequence ATGAGCGCTGGAAAAGTCGGGTTCGTGGGCGGCGGAAACATGGCCGAGGCCCTCGTGAGGGGCCTCATCGGCGCCAAGGTGAAGAGCCCCGACCAGATCGTCGTGAGCGACGTGAAGGAGGAGCGCCTCGCGCACTTCGCGAAGACCCACGGCGTCGTCACGACGACGGACAACCACGCCCTCGTGAAGGACGTCGACGTCGTCGTCCTCTCGGTCAAGCCCCAGGTCGTCGACAAAGTCCTCGGTGCGCTCTCGTCCGATATACGCCCGGATCAACTCGTGATTTCGGTGGCGGCCGGCGTCCCGATCGCGGCCATGGAGGCCCGCCTCCCCGCCGCGACCCGGGTCGTGCGGACCATGCCGAACACCCCCGCCACGGCCCTCGCCGGAGCCACCGCGATCGCCGCGGGCTCGCACGCGACCTCGGCCGACGTGGCCACGGCGCGCGCGCTCTTCGAGGCCACGGGCCGCGTGGTCGTGCTCGACGAGTCCTTGCTGGACGCGGTGACGGGCCTCTCGGGCAGCGGCCCCGCCTACGTGATGCTCATCATCGAGGCCCTGGCCGACGGAGGGGTGAAGGTCGGGCTCCACCGCGACACGGCGCTCCTCCTCGCGGCGCAGACGGTGTACGGCTCGGCCAAGCTCCTCCTCGAGACGGGCGAGCACCCGGGCCGCCTCAAGGACATGGTGACGAGCCCGGGAGGAACGGCCATCGCGGGGCTCCACACCCTCGAGTCGGGGGCCCTCCGCAAGACGCTCATCGACGCCGTGGAGGCCGCCACGAAGCGCTCCATCGAGCTCGGCGATCAGATGGCCGCGAAGATGGGCGTGTCGCGAGAGCGTTGA